TGCCTTGCCACCTGTGTCCTTTCAATATATGGCCTCATGCCGTAGCACGGCTGTGAGCAGACTGCATTTCATACTGTATATAAAACACCAATAAAGCATCCATGAACAATTTCACATTTTACAACCCTGTAAAAATACTTTTCGGCAAAGGGCAGATCAGCGCCATCGCCAAAGAGATACCTGCCGATGCCCGCGTGATGATGACCTACGGCGGGGGCAGCATCAAGAAGAATGGCGTATACGAGCAGGTGATGGCCGCCCTGCAAAACCATACGGTGCTTGAGTTCGGCAACATAGAGCCAAACCCGCACTACGAGACGCTGATGCAGGCCGTGGACATAGCCAAACGCCAGAAGATAGATTTTGTGCTGGCGGTGGGCGGGGGCTCCGTGATTGACGGCACCAAGTTCATTGTGGCGGCCATGGCCTACGAGGGAGAAGATCCCTGGGACCTGCTGGCAAAGCACGCGCCGGTTCAAGCTGCGGTGCCGTTCGGCACGGTGCTCACGCTGCCCGGCACAGGCTCTGAAATGAATGCCAGCGCCGTGATTACGCGGGTGGCCACGAAAGAGAAGTTCTCCTTTGGCAGCCCCCATACCTTCCCGAAATTCTCGGTGCTGGACCCGGAGACCACCTTCACCTTGCCGCCGCGGCAGATAAGCAACGGCGTGGTGGATGCTTTTACGCATGTGCTGGAGCAATACCTGACCTACCCCGTGAACGCGCCGCTGCAGGACCGGATGGCGGAGGCCGTATTGCTGACGCTGAGGGAGGAGGGACCCAAGGCGCTGCTGGCCCCGAAGAACTATGACGTGATGGCCAACATCATGTGGAGCGCAGCGATGGCCCTGAACGGCGTCATCAGGGTTGGCGTGCCCACCGACTGGGCCACGCATTATATCGGCCACGAACTGACAGCCCTGCACGGAATCGACCATGCGCGTACGCTCGCTGTGGTGCTACCCGCGCTGCTGCGCTACAAGAGCGGCACCAAAAAAGAGAAACTGCTGCAGTACGGCGAGCGCGTATGGGGTGTGAGCGCTGGTACAGAGGACGAACGGCTGGAGGCCACCCTGCAGGCCACTATTTCCTTTTTTGAGTCGATGGACATCAAAACCAAACTGACGGACTACGAAGTGGGGGAAGACACGATCAAAACTATCGTCGGGCGGTTAGAAGAGCGGGGCATGAAAAACCTCGGTGAGCGGGCCGACATACAGGTGACAGATGTGGAGAAGATTCTGGAAATGAGCCTGTAACGCTGCCCGTGCATATATAAAGCCGCCGCAGAAGCACTGCGGCGGCTTTATATATAACTGACATCGGTCATAAAGTAAAGAAATCTGGTACCCCTCTGAGTCAGGACATATATGGCGCAAGCGACCTAGCTGGTGAAGCCAACCCCACGGCCACCAGCCGCCTATATAGTTCATGCTTCCGTTTCGGAAATCTTTCGTCCGCCGTGAACTCATCAGTTTCAATCCGCAGTACAGCTTCGCTACCGCCAAGCTTATATATAAAAGCTGCCTGTATATAAATACCGGCCGGAGGCCCTGTGATAGTAGACACAGGCGAAGACACTCGCGCCATATATGCCATGCCTTCCAAGGTGGGAAAAGTGAAACTTGAATCAGGCAAAGCCCTTCAAGGATGGAGAAATGTAAATCCCGAAACTGGTACTCCTATCAGCTATGTTACCGGGAAGCACCAGGAACGGGGCAATTAGCAGGATTGAATTTTAAAGCGGGGGGAATTTCACCTGCGAGCTCTCCCTCACTGTCATAACTGCCTGAAGAATAATACAAAAGCTATTGTATATATAAATAAGTATATATACCAGGGGCGGGTTAACTTTATATTAATTTTTTATTCCGAAAGCTTGTGTTTGAGAATGCTTCCCTCTAAATTGCACTAAGCTATTTTGATAAAGAGAGATTCAGAACAGCAATGGATGGCCTTACAGGATTAAGAACCATCGTATTTTTACCAACAAAGCACCCGGACTTCACAACCTGACGATAAATTTAACCAATGATAGACATCATCAATCTCGTAGCGCTTTCCGGAATATTCAATATTTTATTTTTTTGGTACGCCTCCACCAAGATGAGCTCGAAATTGGACCCTGTGAAGACGCTGATTGTCTCGTTCATCTTTTCCATTCCGCTCAGCTTCCTGCTTATCGGGGTATATACCACCATGCTGATTTATGCTGCCAAAACCGGCTCCAGCGAGGACGCGATGTGGGAGTATATGGAGCAGGAAGAATTACAATAGCAACTGATTTGATTTAAACTCCCATAAACAAGGAAAGCCGCCTACACAGGCGGCTTTCCTTGTTTATGGGAGTTATGTTAATGGCTTCCGGCGCTGCTGCCCACATCCTGCCCGCCGTCCTGCACGTCGGCGCTGCCGCGGCTGCCGCTCTGCTGCGATGGAGCGCCGCCTACCTTGCCCTTCCGGATTTCCTCCTCAGTGGCCTCTTCCTGTCTTTTGCCGGTAGGGTGGATATTCGGTACGCTGTTTCCTTTGTTGATGGTCTTATTTAAGTTCTCGTCCTGCAGTTTGCCTTTGCTTTTATCGCTCTTGTTCATCTTCATAAATTTTAGTTAAAAACGCTGAGGGTTATGTATCCCTCTTTTAATGTAGTGGCCATATGGCTTTAAAACCAGCCGTTTTCGTGGCGGCCGCGCCGACTATTGTTCTCGCGGTATTGCCTCCGCTCCGGGTGGCGGCTCTCGTAGTGGCCGTGGTAGCTGCGGCGCTGGCCGGTCAGTGGGTCATATTGCCTGTTCCAGTCCGGGTCTGCGTTATAGTCCCCGTCGTATCCGTAGCTGAGGGAACCGGCCATGTTGCCGTAGTTGGCCCCGCCGCCGCTTCCGAAGTTGTCGGGGCGGTAGTCGGCGTCAAAATTGCCGGCGCCGGAAGAAGAGTGTTCCAGCCTTTCGCTTCTGCCGCCGAAGCGCACATTGTAGCCTCCGCTTGTCGGACGAAACTGCTCTTCGCGGATTCCGTAATCTCCGCCGCGGTACCCGGAGCGGCTGTCGCGGTTGTAGTCATCCTCTCCTGAATGTTCGCGTCCTGAATGTTCGCGCCGCTGGTCGCTGTTGTAGTTCCGGTTATAGTCGTTGTTGTAGTTGCGGTTATAATCCAGGTTGTAGTCTGTGCCGCGCCGGCTCCTGTCGCTGCGTCGGTCAAAACCGTCCCAGGTGGTCTCGTGGCGGTGGTCGCTGGTGGTGTCGAGGCGGTAGGCGCCGCGGTAGCTGTCCTCATCCACCTGGCGTCTGTGGCCGTGCGCGCGGTTCCTGTCGCTGTCGTAGCCCCGCCTGCTGTTCCATTCGTTTCTTTCCATAGTCGTCGTGGGTTTGGTGATATATCTCTTTAACGCTTGCGAAACGCCTGGGTTTTTCTACTCACGCCGCGGTGGCGCTAACCCATCGTGTGCTTGCTCCCGTAAAAAGAGAGAGTATGTTAAACCGCAACAGCTAAACCCGAGAAGCTATGAGAGACGAAAGAAGCGATAACCACAGCAGAAATTATGACGCAGCCAACAGCGACAGCGAGCCGCGCTGGCTGCATGGCCACCACCATGGGCAGAACTCCGACCGCGGCAACTATCCCCGCGACAGCCACTTTAACCGAGGCTACGGCGATAACTCCTTCAGCCAGTACGGCGACGACAGCAGCTTTAGCAGCAACGCCGACCAGCGCCAGATGAGCCCACAGGGTCGCTTTCGTGCGGGTGGGGCGCCCTACAGCGGCGACGATTATACCCGCGGGAACAGCAGCCCGGACAATCCTTACGGCATGACCTATTTCAGGGAAGACGGCCATAACTCTTCCCGCCACTACGACTCACGCGCCGACTACAGGGACCGGGACTATAGCGCCTTTGGAGATAACGGACATTCGCACAACAGGTATGGCATGGCTGATGAGCGTTTCGGCCACGAGGTGCGCCGCGGAGAGAACGAGGGCGGCTGGGCACGCGGCTCCCGCGGCGACTTTGAGTCGTACCGCCGATACGAGCAGGGCAACCGCATGTACGACGACGACTACAGCGCAGGCTTTGCAGGCCGCAACTACACGGACGGCGACACGCCACACTACGGCGAAGGCAGCCACTACAGCAGCATGGACCGCGGCCGGGAGGATAGCGGCCAGCACGGGGACCGCTACGACTACATGCGTGGCAGAGACAGGCGCTAGATGAACTGACAGGGAATGATGTATTGAACCGGAGGCGCTAGCGCCTCGATAAAAAAGCAAAATCATGAGAGAAGACAGAAATAGAAACTACGGCGACTATAGCCGCAGCTACCATGAACAGGAGGGCTATTCCCGTCAGGCCGGCCCTTACCATGGCCGAGAACATGCCCGTCTGGGAGATACCCAACACGAGCCCGGCGAGCATTACCGCCTGCAGCACAGCCGGGAGTATGGCCGCAGCGGAGGTCGGGAAGGGAATAGGAGAGACCGGTACAACGAAATGTATGACATCTCAAACTATTCCGACCATCCGAGGAGCTCAGACTACGGCCTGCCTTATGGCGCCGAGAACGACCTGGACACAGTAGACCGCTTCCCCTATAGTGAGGGGCCATATGCGCGGCGGCCGCGCCACTACACCTACAGCCAGGGCTATAATCC
This window of the Pontibacter russatus genome carries:
- a CDS encoding iron-containing alcohol dehydrogenase — its product is MNNFTFYNPVKILFGKGQISAIAKEIPADARVMMTYGGGSIKKNGVYEQVMAALQNHTVLEFGNIEPNPHYETLMQAVDIAKRQKIDFVLAVGGGSVIDGTKFIVAAMAYEGEDPWDLLAKHAPVQAAVPFGTVLTLPGTGSEMNASAVITRVATKEKFSFGSPHTFPKFSVLDPETTFTLPPRQISNGVVDAFTHVLEQYLTYPVNAPLQDRMAEAVLLTLREEGPKALLAPKNYDVMANIMWSAAMALNGVIRVGVPTDWATHYIGHELTALHGIDHARTLAVVLPALLRYKSGTKKEKLLQYGERVWGVSAGTEDERLEATLQATISFFESMDIKTKLTDYEVGEDTIKTIVGRLEERGMKNLGERADIQVTDVEKILEMSL